Proteins encoded together in one Lathyrus oleraceus cultivar Zhongwan6 chromosome 5, CAAS_Psat_ZW6_1.0, whole genome shotgun sequence window:
- the LOC127087887 gene encoding protein BIG GRAIN 1-like B, protein MYKFENTRREKRFQFHNQTEIETPSFSSIILDKIYSSIDEEESKSSDKKFYTESTVNKMTKINAKCNRFHEEEPNLRLKIGTHRDRDQDVMFFSSASSSSDSSSGLLSSSSDTESMYRAKTLNPCFAHSKPKPVKTTVLPERSIARNEEDTFIKSKSRAMKLYNNLKKVKQPISPGGKLTSFLNSLFINTKKTKTVSSHEYMNAETKGKLEQTSTCSSASSFSRSCLSKNSSTSRDKPRNGAKRTVRFCPVSVIVDEDNRVCGNKCLHGGEDSNLTALSVPAAWKIGRTVSKKKEESALNMNNMNKRVDEVLREFHLNRKLLRDFSMRKNEKDEDDVASSSSSDLFELDHLVSMGNDRYYSEDLPVFETTTHVRTNRAIRKF, encoded by the coding sequence ATGTATAAGTTTGAGAACACGCGTAGAGAAAAACGGTTTCAGTTTCACAACCAAACTGAAATTGAAACCCCCTCTTTCTCTTCCATTATTCTCGACAAGATTTACAGTTCCATTGACGAAGAAGAGAGTAAAAGCTCTGATAAGAAATTCTACACAGAATCAACGGTTAACAAAATGACCAAAATCAATGCTAAATGCAATAGATTCCATGAAGAAGAACCAAATCTTCGCTTGAAAATCGGAACACATCGTGATCGTGATCAAGATGTTATGTTCTTCAGTTCGGCTTCAAGCTCTTCAGATTCAAGTTCCGGTTTATTATCATCTTCCTCCGATACAGAATCAATGTACAGAGCAAAAACACTAAATCCGTGTTTCGCCCATTCGAAGCCGAAGCCGGTGAAAACAACCGTTCTTCCAGAGAGAAGCATTGCGAGAAACGAAGAGGATACGTTCATCAAATCAAAATCAAGGGCGATGAAGCTTTACAACAATCTCAAAAAGGTGAAGCAACCAATCTCACCGGGTGGAAAACTCACAAGTTTTCTCAACTCACTTTTCATAAACACTAAGAAAACAAAAACCGTTTCTTCTCATGAATATATGAATGCAGAGACAAAAGGTAAATTGGAACAAACTTCAACTTGTTCTTCAGCTTCTTCGTTTTCGCGTTCTTGTTTGAGTAAAAACTCATCTACATCAAGAGATAAACCACGTAATGGTGCTAAAAGAACGGTGCGATTTTGTCCGGTAAGTGTGATTGTTGACGAAGATAATCGAGTTTGCGGTAACAAATGTTTGCATGGAGGAGAAGATTCAAATCTAACTGCATTGTCTGTTCCAGCAGCATGGAAAATTGGACGAACAGTGAGTAAGAAGAAAGAAGAAAGCGCTTTGAATATGAACAATATGAACAAGAGAGTGGACGAAGTTTTAAGAGAGTTTCATCTTAATCGGAAGCTTTTGAGAGATTTTTCTATGAGAAAAAATGAGAAAGATGAAGATGACGTGGCAAGTAGTTCAAGTTCAGATCTCTTCGAGCTCGATCACTTAGTTTCGATGGGAAATGATAGGTATTATTCTGAGGATTTGCCTGTGTTTGAAACTACTACCCATGTTCGCACTAATCGTGCCATTCGCAAATTTTAA